tgaatATGAGGTTGGTTCAGGAGAAATATATCTTGTTTCTGGGACTGCATATCTAGGGAAAGTTCATTTACCAGTAATCATTTTCACGTTTACACCAAGATTTAGGGCCCTGCGGATAGTTTCTGCACTATCGTGTCTTGGAGGATCAAAAAGGGACAAGAGCCCAACAAATTGCCATGGACCTCCAGGGCTGTCTTTCGATTTCTCCGGCACTTCCTGAAAACAGAAAACATTTGTCTCAAAAATCTGCATCTCTAATAGAATAACAGTACAAAAtgaaatgcaaaaaaaaaaaaaggaaatgctGAGAAACAAGCAAACATGCTACAAGAAAGTGTGAATAAACCTGTCGACCAACAGCCAGTGAACGAAGCCCACGCTCTGCAAATTTATCAATGACTCCGTGGACTTTTTTCTTCAAGTCTTCCTTGCAGTTGCAGAGAGTTAGGATCTGATTCAAGAAAAGAGGATATTTGAATAAATATTCGATGTGTTAGAAAACTATTTGTGCATAATATTCATGAAGCTGTAGACCAAGAAAATGGAAATCAGAAGCACCTGTTCAGGGGCTCCCTTGCTTGCACGATGCCAGTTTCCGTCTGAATCTATGTAAGTCAATGCAGTTCTCTTGTCCACAGGGTTAAACGGGAGGAAGTGCACTTCCCGAATACCAGCTCTTGCctgaaaaatcaaatatatttcgTCTAAACACACTACACTCCAAGTTTATCTAAAATATAAGACAAAAAAAGGTAGTCATGCTCTACCTCCTTCGGATCAGCTAGCGTACCAACAATGGCACCATCAATAGCATCTTGATTTTCAGTTCTTGATGCCCTTGCGGCAAGAAGCAAAACGTGATCTGGGTCAACACCCTTCGCAAAGACCTCGATCAAGCTTTTATCAACGGAAAGCTTGTTAAGAGTTAAAGTTCCAGTCTTGTCACTGCACAAGACGTCCATGCCAGCCATTTCCTCAATTGCAGTCATTCTTTTCGTGATGGCACCCTGCTGAGATAATCTGTGGGATCCGATAGCCATTGTGACAGACAAGACGGTGGGCATAGCAATTGGAATACCTCCGATCAAAAGAACAAGGAGATTGTCGATTCCCTTCCTATAAGGCCTGTGCTGAATCGGATACATCACGATTATCTCAGTCAACATACCAATCGCGATCGAGCAAATACAGAAGTTACCAATGGCGGTGAGCACTTTCTGGAAATGTCCCACTTGGTTGGTGCTGTCCACAAGATGTGCTGCTTTCCCGAAGAACGTATGGACTCCAGTGGCAATCACTATCGCCTCGATTTCACCTTGTTTGCAAGTTGAACCTGAGAAAACTTCATCATAGGGATTCTTGGTGACGGGGAGGGATTCTCCAGTTAGGGCAGATTGGTCAATCTTTAATGGATCGCCTTCAAGAAGACGAGCATCAGCTGGAACGATGTCTCCGAGCTTGATGCTTATGATATCTCCGGGAACTAGAATGGCTGCTTCCTGCTCACTCCAACGACCATCTCTAAGTACCTGTGATCAAGAAATCATCCAATATGAGCAACAATATATCATTAAATCTATGCTTTTGCCCGTTTAACGACTGAAAATAGATTAAAATTCCGGTTTAAATCATATACCTTTGTTTTAGGAGCAAGACCAGCCATAAGAGCAGCTGCTGCATTTCCAGCATTGTTTTCTTCGATGAAACTGATAGTTGAGTTGATAACGAGCAAGCAAACGATACCAACAAAATCTTGCCAATCTGGGGGCTTGCCACCACCATTAGCTAGCGCAATGGCCATGATTGCTGCAGCTTCCATGACCCATGAGAGTGGATTCCACATAAAACCAAGGAACTTGAGAATTTTACTTTCCTGAATCACAATTGACACAGATAATCAAATACATTGCAATCCAATCCAGTAAGACACTGATCATAAAATGATACTAAAATTTTATGTGTTTCCTCTTCCCAAAAATCATTCAGAAACATCTCATCTCACATTCCTCATCCCATTTCACCCTTCTCCCTAGTGCATGAATCCGTCCTCTGCCCCTCGCCAATAACCATGCATTGTaaaaaaagatcaaataaaaCAGTTATAGAAAGCAGTTCCATTACCTTCTTCTCCTCCAACTTGTTGGGGCCAAAAATATTAAGCCTTGTGTTTCCCTCATCGGAACTCAACCCTTCACGGCTACACTTCAACTGCTCAAAGACTTCCTCAATGGGGACTTTCTCCTATTATTATTTACGAAAAATCACGAACATGAGAATCCATACAATTAGTCATGCATCCAAATATTTTCTTTGGTCACAAAACCAAATCAAAACGATATTAACAGCCACACTCAAAGCTTCACATCTAGACACTGCATCAGATGTTGTAAAATGCAAGTTGAAGTTACATGCATTAAGAATCATACGTCATTGAAGCAGTATCCATCGAACTGATAAGCTAAAATGCAACTAGGAAGAACCACAGAAATCGGCTCGTTTCGTTTACATCATTTTTCGTACCAAATGTGAGTTTATGAGCCTTAAACTCTACGTTCAGATAGGCTTCCAATCTCGTCTCCATTAAAAATCGAATGTGTAAGAAAATTACACgacagtagttgaataattaacATCATGATTAGTCTTTCTTAATGGCCTACTCATCACATCGTTAGGTAGTTGACAAAGTCAACCGAGCACAATTGTAAATAATACTTTTCACGATCAATTATAGAATTaattgtcaaaattttcagCTATCTAAAATTTAGTCTCTTCAGCCTCACAAAAAGACCCAACAACcatttcaaacaaaaaatattattaaaaaaatttaagcataATTTAAATTTGTCCTCAAGCAATCCTAAATCCATTTATCACATCgacaaaaaacttgtgtgagacggtctcatgggtcataatttgtgagacggatctcttatttgagtcatccatgaaaaaatattactttttatcgtgaatatcagtagggttgacccgtctcatagataaatattcgtgagaccgtctcacaagagacctaccctATCACATCAGACTCTTTCGTCTGCGATTGCGACTCTAAATTACTTGTTTCATCTTAAATATATaggttgtattttatttttcgattgtctcgaatatatatttatttgtttttctaaaaagtgtgtgagaaaaaaaaaatcaaacttgtaTAGTGGGAAGAAGATAGTAACATGCAACATGTTGTTCCCTTTaggatgaaatttttttaattaaacattgTACACTCATTAATTGTTCgttcataaataaattaaaaataaaataaaagtgaacATGAGAAAGTTGACTTTCCAACCAGTAGGTGGGTcccaaaatatttcttttttaattattattattataaaaaataatggcACTTTcgaaaattctcaaaaattcaGGGTTGTGGTCGACCTATTAATTAGGTTTAGCAAAACAGCCCCCAACTTTACTTCAAAAGTATATTTCATCGTAGTAACTTTATTtctatagaaaattaaatatataaattcaaatgtaAAACATGATTGTAtagtcaaaattttattttatattgtacAAAATAAATTACTGACATTTGTGAACATGTCttatatttgtgagacagaagtaatattcttagtctaaaaaatactatttttttttatgaataactcaaataagatatttgtcacATAATAACATAAAAGTTTTGCCgcaatttatatataataataaaaaaaaagacaataaAAGCTATGTCAGTGGCACACAGTGACACGACAAAATTCCCAAAAGTCACttgtttgattaattttattaagAGTAACTCTTTTTTTATACGATTTCACGTTCGTAAAATGAGTttgatataatttatatttaattaaaaaaattatttttattaatcgaatcaaataaaatatacatcTTACAAATTTAACTAatgaaaagatataaaaaaaaagttgttatattttattagatTGTAGatgatttttgtatttttttggcCACTCCCTCGATTAGATCTCCACTATTTTCCCAACCCCCAGATTCCACAATTCATTCatagtttttatattttaataattaattaacttaatgattaattatattattatttataaaatgaaggcaaatatttaatatttttttatagaactTCAGACTTAGGgactgattattttaaaatgagatgcggatggatggatggatggatACATCTTGCTTAATAGTCAACACCTGATtcgattaaaaataatttttttaaattaaaaatattattttttattttaatgatgaaTCGATTGACATGTTTCATACTGTCTGACCTAGTCATTAATTATACATCCGAGTAACTGTAATTAGtcttcaaattaattaaatgatatgCAAAAAAGTCAAGCTTATTGATGAGCAATCAAAATTCATATTCATGGAGATTAGTTAGTGATGATTAGTAGAAAAAGGATAACAGATTGTTATCAAATTATTAACACAAAAGGGTTGGTCAatcaaaaaaaatgaaataaattttaaacttttatttattttattcgtacgctgtatgtatatatacacactGGTCCCAATGATTTCTGTGCAAGTTGGCAGTTCTTTGTATGTATGTATAACAGAAAATAAAAGAGAGAAAGCAAAAGGCCTTTGGAAAGTTAGAAAGCAAAGCATCTACTAATATGAAAAGAAACCTTTCCGTTTACCACAAAAAGTCAATCCCCAAAGTGCAAACAAAACGAATCTCTCGGAAACGCAATTAATGAAATAACACAGCAAAAACTCGTCTGATTTTCATCACAGATTCAAGTCAAAACAGAAACGAAACGAAACGaaacaaaaaatcataaatcccACTTCAAGATTTCGTTCAATAATCAAAGAATCAAACTGGGAAAACAATTGTACCAGATCAACTGTTTCATTCTTGATTTCTTCAAGACTTGTGCCTTTGTCATTTCCCATGTTCGCTTTCCCCTCACTTCTGTTAGatcacttcttcttctttttgtttttgtttttttgtttttccaatAATCTTTTTGTGAAAAAGAACAAAAAGGGATTGGAGAAGAGACGGGGAAATATTTGATTCGAGGCTTTTTAGGGAGAAGGGGAAATGGGATCGATCGCTCGATCGCCTCAAGTAAGAGTAGTGCTTCGCCCGTGGCCTCTTTATATACTCGTTTTCAAGACCCGATTAGCCGCATGTCCCCCCACCCCAAGTGCCTCAGACTTCCAACTTTGACTTCCaacttgtttgagacggtcGGTTAGAacgtaataaaaaaataatattttttaatgaatcgaattatatcaaatttatctcataaaattaactcgtgagacgattttatagaaattttgtgttaattaaaattatcttcaaatatatatatatatattagtaaaaTTACATGACACGCACTTTATGGGtcaagatttattaaattaaaataatatattaggaAGTTTTATGTATTAAAAGATAATACAAATGAGATTATAAAAAATTCTGtataacttgttattttgtatGTAAAATCGAGGAAAAAAATCTTATTTGAATCACTTAAAAATAATGTTTAACGTGAAATTTATAAATCTAATGTGTAGTACAATTCCTGTAATTCTGATATGCACACAATTATTTGTTAGTCATTAAATGAACATGATCCAAAGATGTGAACAATAAAGATCGAGCGAGATACATGTTTACATTTGATACAtcattttttttagtattttgtaagacgatatcacatatttttattcgtaAGACGAGTCAATtatgctcatatttacaataaaaaaaatatttttttgtataaaaaaaatatttttatggatgacttaaataaaatatttgtctcacaaaattaacctatgagaccgtctcaaaaaaaattttatcttctcctATTCGATTCACTTAATCTTTGATTTTGATGAGCATTACCTTGCATTCAATAACACTACAGTAGAATCGAAGTTTTTTAGAGTGCTTTAACGGTGTAAGTTGTTTAGATATTTTACCGTACAACAACTTAAATGTAATATTAGGATTACTATTTTTCTTGgtataaacaattttttttattgttttctaatAGTAAATAATTTTGTTAGGTAGcgcatatttttttagaaacgGCGTATAGAAAAGGAACAAAATTACAAAACCAAAAACAAGATTCCCCATATTTGGTctctttttgtttctttttattgttCATACGTGATTAATTAAcacaaaactcttgtgagacgatctcacatatcaatttcgtggatcgaatctcttatttgggtcatttatgaaaaaagtattactttttatgctaagagtattactttttattgttaataaagataagattgacccgtctcacagataaaNNNNNNNNNNNNNNNNNNNNNNNNNNNNNNNNNNNNNNNNNNNNNNNNNTATCTATacttctatactatattattaagtttgagacacttagagtaactaacttttggtgtcatggtctgttttaataattatatatattaataaaatgttaaaattttaatgcaagttaCATATAGCTCAGCGGATAGAGTTTCTGTTTTTTAGACATTAAGTTATATTTTCAATTCTTACTGGTCATTTTTTTATTCCtttctttttctatttattttttaatttatatatccaAATTACAGTGTAAtccctcactatttcttataattatattttgatcctcatttaattataaatcaaatgaattataaaaaaaatattatacaagcacGCAATGCGTGCGTCGGTGCACTAGTACTAATTAAGCTTTTGCAATTTTCACACTCTTTAATAGTTTTaaatatgttattattatttcaaacaAATTCTAATTactaaaacaaatttttaataattttaacaattaaatattttttacctCTCTTCCCTAACAAACACGTATCgtctttttttaaatcaaagttACTCTATATTAACGAGCTAGTGTTtgtaaatgtttaaaaaatttaaaaaaaaaacagaaataaaattaaatatcattcTTAATTCCAAAAACAAACAGATTCTTTAAGTGAAATTTTAAGCAAATGAAAAGGGTTAAGGAGAACCTTCTTTAggagaaaaaattattaatttgtaaaataataataataataataataataataNNNNNNNNNNNNNNNNNNNNNNNNNNNNNNNNNNNNNNNNNNNNNNNNattattattattattaatcacCCCTATTAGTCaaaaaaaagattttgaaattatatttgaagattcttttcttaaaaaaattagggACTCAACGCAATCAACGACAAAAAATTTAAGatgatgtttaatttatttgttgtcataggtaaattaaattaaataaataaacagcaAGGATCCTCTCTGTCTtaacatttaaatgaaattCTATACTATtatttctttatattatatacatGTGAATCGGTGGATCTAAGTGCTCCGACCGAAACAAGTTGGAGCTTTTTCCATATCTCATTACTTAATTCAAAGACTAAGTATATTTAAATCCTTTGCgtatttcttcttctttataTAAAGTTTATGCAATTTATCAtttcacaaaaattattttgagacggtatcacgagtTAATTTTGTAATATCGATATCTTATATGGGCCAcctttgaaaaattattatttttatgccaaaagtattaattattattgtaaatatgaacatggtTGATCATTCTTAAGTATAAAGATctttgagaccgtctcacaaaagatctaatatatattttgaatactcGAAAGGATATTTAACAATATTCGATTTGTCGGGATGTTTAGATACGATAAGATAATGGTTAACGTATACATggagaaaattatgtatttataaAATGGAATATATCTCAATTAAGAGGAGATATATTGGATAAAGTTTAAAAGCAAATCCATGAGAAACTAATATCAAAGTGTACAATATGGATTTCAATATGCAACACTCGATGTATTCGGATAGGGGTGATCAACTTTTTGGCagaaacttgtgtgagacggtctcacgggtcgtatttgtgagacggatctcttatttgggtcatccatgaaaaatattattttttatgctaagagtattactttttatcgtgaatatgggtacagattaagatccgtgagacggtctcacatgagatccACTACAACTTTTTTTATTAACTGCCCGAACCGAATTGCATCGCACcatttttcataatattttataaaaatcgcgattaaaaatattaatcataaaCCACACCGCATACGCGCTTCGGTTATTTTTTTTTGCCAAGAACCACACCAAACTGCACCGCCTAAACCGCTTGCCATAATATTGGGCTTAGAATTGtaataatttgtaaacaaaatattcaaataaagaagtcATCATTCATTATATCATAACTctcttcaaaattattattcttacaaataaaacttatctttttttaattattcttCTTATTAGTCTTTTAATAAAGTATTTATTTCTTTGctacaatattttatttgaagtttgaaagtaaaaaaaggataaaatagtgtaaatgtcatttttgttgtgaatgtgttgtgttgttaaattattaacttagttttgaattttgattattGTTTTATCTATTTTGATCTTTATATGCTTtgaactatattttatatttgaagacaatatattgttgttgttttcaaataaattagaatatatgttctcatatttttcattaaaaaaaatcgtaaaccgACCGCAACCGCTCAAAACCGTATGGCTAATTTTTCATGTAAAACCacgattattttttcaaaatactaaCCGACCACATATTGCAATTcggtttgaattttttaaaaaaaaaccgcaAAACCGCACCGTTATCACCCTTATATTCGGATATCGTAAGGGTAGAACTTTTGTGTCTATATtcgatatatattaatataaaccGACCAATTACAATGAGATTTTggttatattaataattaatatatgctTATAATTATCTCATGATTTTAGAAGAAAACAATTAAATGGTACAACCCACTAACTCTCggattcttttatttttaatttctataaaatttaaagttgcaagaaaagtaacaatatatttttttaaacacaaaaactctcgtgagatgattttatatgtCGATTTTTTTATACGGATCTCCAACTCAATCCGATtcattaaaaatgtttttatatgctaaaagtattatttttcacttaAAATATGGATCAGATTGACTTGTTTCACAAAAAGAAATGTAAGATCAGAGACGTATCTATGTATGGTGAGTTGTTGCACACCCTAACCCCTGGTCTTTGTGTGATATATATGGTCTAACACAtcttaatttttggattttgtgTGAATATATGTGATTAaacttgaaatatatataaatgataatgaatttATTACTTCATTATGTATATATGactatattttctaaaataatatatcaatatTAATTGACCCAATCAATGTTTTTTAATAATAGTTTGAGTCAAGTATTAATaaaactataaatatatattatattattgttaaaaacctattaaaaatctctcaaaaaaggggaaaaacaactaaaaaaatattttttttactatttttttgtgcatttaattaaatataaacatcacgatatatttgatttattattaatcttgatacattaaattttaaaaatttatttccactaaaagtttacaatttatatttaatttaactcACTTAGATATAAAATCATAGATCCGTCCGTTGCTTATGTTcgtcttaaaaaaatatataacatcTCTTTGTTAAGGCAACTggcaatgtttttttttctccgGCGGGCGCCCTTTGGTGTGGACCATTCGTTTATCGTAAAGTCCTTCCCACGGTAAAAGTCAACGTTTGACTGCTTGATTCCACCAAAAGATACGGACAAATATCTTAAATAACAAAGAAAAAACGTATAGAGAAAAATCAATAACggagaataaatatattatttgttggAATTATAATTTCAGAGGTTGACAAATTAGGCTTTTGAAGATTGCAGAATTGATCGGCTCAACTGAATTTATTCGAACTGAAATATAACTTAGAATTGAAAaacaacagtcttcttcaccagccccaaaactgattctgttcttcttcttctaacaattcttcctcgttcttatctgagatgtgtttggtgggtgagtgatatggtcgtcactcaatAAGCTGGGGTGTGAATAACTCTCATTTTTCGTAACCATTTTCAACAGAAActgtaatacaaataatatacaaGAACTTTTACTTTCAAATCAGTAATAAGTATTCAGGAATAATAggattcagaacagaaatcagaactGAAAATTAAACAAGCAAGCACTGAGCATGttcgtgaatttcatggctaaattAATACCAGTCCCCAATATATTCTGTCCTCTGAAGGGTGGGGCCAGAAATCAGGAATCAGAAatgtttcagaatatatattcccacaattagttcactaggtttcagtgtttcaaaaatcaaagataaaaaatacatatactttGCTTCAAAACAGGAATTATCAAAAccgatttcaagatatttatacattaGTCCAGTTACCGTAATTTGCTAGAAGTTTTGGTTGAAGTCTGAAATCTGCTTTCTCTCGCTACTGGATTTTTTTTGCTCAGAAAAGGCCCTCTCTTAGCTTGAATTTCAATTGATTACTCAAGTTTTGTGTAACACCAATTCAGAGATTTGAAGGTGTTATTTATAAGCAAAAAATCTGACTGCTAGCCTCCCAATTAATGGTCATAATCTGTCATTAACAGCTTTTATTTCATGCTAAATAtttcagttacaagtcataagcaCAATCAATAGCTGCTGCTGGAATCTCGCGCTACTGAACTTTTCTGTTGCTGaattctatctaatagaaaatactaacttctgaaatattagttgcTGCTGAAATTGTTAGCTTCTGGTGGAATTTTACATTGCTACTGAATATTGCTAGCTACTGCTGGAAATTCGGGTTTTCACAATAACCATTCTACTATCTTCGTTTATTTTCAATGTGAGACTTGTTTTATATAGTTATCATTAACTATTTTCAACAATCATGTTTCTTACACGTGACATCCCGTCTAAAGAACTACTtacaatttccaaaaaaaaaaaaacaaatgcgGAAAACAAAATAAGCTCAGCAAATTTACAAACTACTTCTTTATATTGACATATATAGTTTCATGACGTattgaaaagaataaaaatttgtgtaatAATTTTACAACCAATTGTTCGAAGTATTTGCAAAAGAATCAGAATACCACTAATGCTTTACTGTTTTACTTGTTAAACCTAACCTACCTTCAACTCTTCTGGTCCTCTGGACATGTCATTATATATTATCTGAGTGTAACCCAAGCTCCCTACAGTTCATCTCCAGGTAATCGATATTATACGACTGCAGTGTGAGATATAGGTTCTGTTTGGACAATTACttataaaactttttttttttacaaatttttataaagggtttaaaagttgttttaggttagagtatgtctcttgtgagacggtctcacgaatctttatctgtgagacgagtcaaccctaccatatttacaataaaaagtaaaacttttagcataaaaaataatattttttcatggatgacccaaataagagatccgtctcacaaattacgatccgtgagaccgtctcacacaagtttttgcctttaagCTATATGAATAAATATGTGTTTTGATAACTACTCGATAAAAACGCTTTTACATTTAAAAAGGTGTTGTGTTATTCTAAAAACATCAAGAAACACTTCTCAATTGTTCCTTAAAAATTATACttggagaaaatattttaaaaacacttttttttacaaaaaacttGTCGAAACAcatactttaaattttttaaaattataaaacattaaaaatatttttataagtaCTTGTCCAAACAGAATCACACTGTTGGGCTTTCTCCTTGATTTGGTAATGAAGTTTCAACCCTTAGGCTCCGTTTGGTACGTGTGAtgggataagtaaatgattaataattagagtgattaaaaaatgagatatatggattaatagtatggtgtgataaataatatggtgtctggtataattttaaaatgatgaattaattttataaattttatttcaatgaCCAAAATGTCCCaagtgttaattaaatatatattgNTTGAAAATATTACGgtaattattaaacaaaataaattaaaatttaaataaatatttatttttataaaagaattaattaacaaaattagaaatttataaaaatttaatttaagatagatttgcattataatttattttctttgaaatgattgaaaataataaaaatatatgaaattaatttataaaaaaaatataataaaaatttaaatattatattaattattaaatttcactaattttaattttcatattatattgaagaagATAATTCAAGGGTATGATGGTCAATATAAAAtcttatcattatcattattcaAGAATTATGCATTATCACACATTTGAAGAGGgatatttaatcacacaaataacATGAATAATGAGGGCTTTCAATCATAATCAAGGGTCTCCattctaaattaaaaatgaaccaaacatTAGATATgggatgattatttaataatcattcccTTATTATGGCTACCAAACATAGCCTTAGTGTATACAAATCATGTAAGTCGTTTTTGTTTGTTGATCACTTCCATGCTAACACCTTCACTTCCGTCCGTAGTTCGATCCTATACTTGCTTAGAGTTAGGGGTGAGCAACCGAACCGACCAAACCAAATTTCTTAAAACTGAACCGATCTATTTCTTTTATAAAATAGGAACCGATTTTTGTAAAAAAGTGAATAAAACCGAATAGATTCAAAATCAGTTAGTTCAGTCgataaccatttttttttttaaaaaaaaaggatattACATATATTACTTAGGTCTATaacaaaattaaactcttttaaaaagtATATATGTTGAATCGattatcttatttttaaaaatagaaaaccGAAATTAAACCAATATaactaataatttttaaattaaaacctAATTTCTGAATCAACCGAACACTG
This sequence is a window from Primulina huaijiensis isolate GDHJ02 chromosome 13, ASM1229523v2, whole genome shotgun sequence. Protein-coding genes within it:
- the LOC140991591 gene encoding plasma membrane ATPase 4-like; this encodes MGNDKGTSLEEIKNETVDLEKVPIEEVFEQLKCSREGLSSDEGNTRLNIFGPNKLEEKKESKILKFLGFMWNPLSWVMEAAAIMAIALANGGGKPPDWQDFVGIVCLLVINSTISFIEENNAGNAAAALMAGLAPKTKVLRDGRWSEQEAAILVPGDIISIKLGDIVPADARLLEGDPLKIDQSALTGESLPVTKNPYDEVFSGSTCKQGEIEAIVIATGVHTFFGKAAHLVDSTNQVGHFQKVLTAIGNFCICSIAIGMLTEIIVMYPIQHRPYRKGIDNLLVLLIGGIPIAMPTVLSVTMAIGSHRLSQQGAITKRMTAIEEMAGMDVLCSDKTGTLTLNKLSVDKSLIEVFAKGVDPDHVLLLAARASRTENQDAIDGAIVGTLADPKEARAGIREVHFLPFNPVDKRTALTYIDSDGNWHRASKGAPEQILTLCNCKEDLKKKVHGVIDKFAERGLRSLAVGRQEVPEKSKDSPGGPWQFVGLLSLFDPPRHDSAETIRRALNLGVNVKMITGDQLAIAKETGRRLGMGVNMYPSASLLGEHKDESIAGLPIEELIEKADGFAGVFPEHKYEIVKKLQERKHLVGMTGDGVNDAPALKKADIGIAVADCTDAARSASDIVLTEPGLSVIISAVLTSRAIFQRMKNYTIYAVSITIRIVVGFMLIALIWQFDFSPFMVLIIAILNDGTIMTISKDRVKPSPLPDSWKLREIFATGVVLGGYLALMTVIFFWLMHKTDFFPDKFGVRNIRGSEYEMMAALYLQVSIVSQALIFVTRSRSWSYFERPGALLMIAFLIAQLVATLIAVYANWGFARIKGCGWGWAGVIWLYSAVFYIPLDLMKFATRYILSGKAWQNLYDNKIAFSNKKDYGKEEREAQWALAQRTLHGLQKPEVSNIFSEKSNYRELSEIAEQAKRRAEIARLRELHTLKGHVESVVKLKGLDIETIQQHYTV